One genomic segment of Coffea arabica cultivar ET-39 chromosome 6e, Coffea Arabica ET-39 HiFi, whole genome shotgun sequence includes these proteins:
- the LOC113697369 gene encoding uncharacterized protein isoform X3 — protein MKIFAMSNLSRPELKQVYSVMCLDGELLYAHSSVFEVAEEFELNSRYVESTISYVVLGTLLAALVPVLGFNPVMASEHFASFLACFLPLSDASSFSILYIVTLVYFSGVMVPLMLVLGPAVCKMPGISLSGAFDVLTHSLKFQLPSTSEIFTSD, from the exons ATGAAAATTTTCGCCATGTCCAATTTGTCTAGGCCTGAACTCAAGCAGGTATATTCTGTTATGTGTCTGGATGGGGAATTATTGTACGCACATAGTAG CGTATTTGAAGTGGCAGAGGAGTTTGAATTGAACTCCAGATATGTTGAATCCACAATTTCTTATG TTGTCTTGGGAACATTGTTGGCTGCTTTGGTCCCTGTTCTGGGCTTTAATCCGGTCATGGCATCCGAGcattttgcttcatttttg GCATGCTTTTTGCCACTTTCTGATGCAAGCTCCTTTAGCATCCTTTACATAGTTACATTAGTATATTTTTCAGGTGTCATG GTGCCACTAATGCTTGTACTTGGTCCAGCAGTATGCAAAATGCCTGGAATTTCTCTTTCAGGAGCTTTTGATGTTCTTACTCATTCGCTCAAATTTCAGTTGCCTAGTACATCAGAAATTTTTACATCTGATTAG
- the LOC113696362 gene encoding uncharacterized protein: MAPIKSLALVAFLLACSALISECRVARKDLGVDLGGGIGVGVGAGIGLGIGGGSGAGSGAGSGSGSGSGSHSSSSSSSSSSASSSGSGSGSSAGSEAGSYAGSRAGSGSGSSAGSEAGSYAGSRAGSASGQGRGRGSGSGAGHN; this comes from the coding sequence ATGGCACCAATCAAGTCCTTAGCATTAGTTGCATTTCTTCTTGCATGTTCTGCTCTTATATCTGAGTGCAGGGTGGCGAGGAAAGACTTGGGAGTGGATCTTGGTGGTGGTATAGGAGTTGGAGTCGGAGCAGGAATAGGGTTGGGCATAGGAGGAGGTAGTGGTGCGGGTTCCGGGGCTGGTTCAGGATCTGGTTCTGGTTCAGGTTCCCATTCTAGCTCGAGCTCATCATCAAGTTCATCAGCTTCTTCTTCAGGGTCGGGGTCTGGATCAAGTGCAGGATCAGAGGCGGGTTCATATGCAGGATCTAGAGCTGGGTCCGGGTCTGGATCAAGTGCAGGCTCCGAGGCTGGTTCATACGCAGGATCTAGAGCTGGATCTGCATCGGGGCAAGGACGTGGTCGTGGTTCAGGATCTGGTGCTGGGCATAATTAA
- the LOC113697369 gene encoding uncharacterized protein isoform X1, translating to MGQIFHLNLEYWFNFADSDGDSCLTGNDAMKIFAMSNLSRPELKQVYSVMCLDGELLYAHSSVFEVAEEFELNSRYVESTISYVVLGTLLAALVPVLGFNPVMASEHFASFLACFLPLSDASSFSILYIVTLVYFSGVMVPLMLVLGPAVCKMPGISLSGAFDVLTHSLKFQLPSTSEIFTSD from the exons ATGGGTCAAATTTTCCACTTAAATCTTGAGTATTGGTTCAACTTCGCCGACTCag ACGGCGATAGCTGCTTGACTGGCAATGATGCTATGAAAATTTTCGCCATGTCCAATTTGTCTAGGCCTGAACTCAAGCAGGTATATTCTGTTATGTGTCTGGATGGGGAATTATTGTACGCACATAGTAG CGTATTTGAAGTGGCAGAGGAGTTTGAATTGAACTCCAGATATGTTGAATCCACAATTTCTTATG TTGTCTTGGGAACATTGTTGGCTGCTTTGGTCCCTGTTCTGGGCTTTAATCCGGTCATGGCATCCGAGcattttgcttcatttttg GCATGCTTTTTGCCACTTTCTGATGCAAGCTCCTTTAGCATCCTTTACATAGTTACATTAGTATATTTTTCAGGTGTCATG GTGCCACTAATGCTTGTACTTGGTCCAGCAGTATGCAAAATGCCTGGAATTTCTCTTTCAGGAGCTTTTGATGTTCTTACTCATTCGCTCAAATTTCAGTTGCCTAGTACATCAGAAATTTTTACATCTGATTAG
- the LOC113697369 gene encoding uncharacterized protein isoform X2: MGQIFHLNLEYWFNFADSDGDSCLTGNDAMKIFAMSNLSRPELKQVYSVMCLDGELLYAHSSVFEVAEEFELNSRYVESTISYVVLGTLLAALVPVLGFNPVMASEHFASFLVPLMLVLGPAVCKMPGISLSGAFDVLTHSLKFQLPSTSEIFTSD; this comes from the exons ATGGGTCAAATTTTCCACTTAAATCTTGAGTATTGGTTCAACTTCGCCGACTCag ACGGCGATAGCTGCTTGACTGGCAATGATGCTATGAAAATTTTCGCCATGTCCAATTTGTCTAGGCCTGAACTCAAGCAGGTATATTCTGTTATGTGTCTGGATGGGGAATTATTGTACGCACATAGTAG CGTATTTGAAGTGGCAGAGGAGTTTGAATTGAACTCCAGATATGTTGAATCCACAATTTCTTATG TTGTCTTGGGAACATTGTTGGCTGCTTTGGTCCCTGTTCTGGGCTTTAATCCGGTCATGGCATCCGAGcattttgcttcatttttg GTGCCACTAATGCTTGTACTTGGTCCAGCAGTATGCAAAATGCCTGGAATTTCTCTTTCAGGAGCTTTTGATGTTCTTACTCATTCGCTCAAATTTCAGTTGCCTAGTACATCAGAAATTTTTACATCTGATTAG